One genomic window of Kaistia geumhonensis includes the following:
- a CDS encoding aldo/keto reductase has translation MTSQPLRWGIIGPGGIARAFADGVAHSRTGKLVAIATRDPQKPGLADAFPGARIIEGYDAMLADPEVEAIYIATPHPSHAEWAIKAAEAGKHVLVEKPLALTAFEADAVFHAARKAGTFAGEAFMYRLHPQTAKLVELVKAGTIGEVRAIKSSFGFAMPRFDASHRLYANELAGGGILDVGCYPVSMSRLIAGAASGKPFAEPEQVFGIGHLGKSGVDEWASALLKFPGDILAEVSCSVSLAQDNVLRILGTTGRIEVKDFWFAGGREGGTGVISIHRPDGSVETVEVAEPGWLYSFEADAAGEAIRAGKTEFATPGMSWADTLGNLAVLDKWRAAIGLEYDIEKAANRPRTVAGRVIAKRPAGIPKRALPGVARDTSLVALGFEFFPNFSGASILLDAFFEAGGNLFDTAFIYGGGKTEALFGEWQTSRGIARDDFVVIGKGAHSPLVYPDIIAKQLTQTLDRLKTDYVDVYFMHRDNPEIPVGEFVDAMDAEVKAGRIRGPYGGSNWTRERLDAAIAYADKTGKTRPGALSNNFSLAEMVDPIWAGCVHASDDEWKSWLKERQIPNFAWSSQGRGFFTDRAGRGKMDDAEIVRCWYSEKNFDRRDRAIELAGKLGRSPIHVALAYVLAQPFPVVPLIGPRTLAELEDSLSALDIRLTPDQIAWLDNG, from the coding sequence ATGACTTCGCAACCCCTGCGCTGGGGCATAATCGGCCCCGGCGGCATCGCCCGCGCCTTTGCCGACGGCGTCGCACATTCCCGTACCGGCAAGCTGGTTGCCATCGCGACCCGCGATCCGCAGAAGCCCGGCCTCGCCGACGCATTCCCGGGCGCGCGCATCATTGAGGGTTATGATGCGATGCTCGCCGATCCGGAGGTGGAGGCGATCTACATCGCCACGCCGCATCCGAGCCACGCCGAATGGGCGATCAAGGCGGCCGAGGCCGGCAAGCATGTGCTGGTCGAGAAGCCGCTGGCGCTGACCGCTTTCGAGGCCGACGCGGTGTTCCACGCCGCGCGCAAGGCCGGCACCTTTGCCGGCGAGGCCTTCATGTATCGCCTGCACCCGCAGACGGCGAAGCTGGTCGAACTCGTCAAGGCCGGCACGATTGGCGAAGTGCGCGCGATCAAGTCGAGCTTCGGCTTCGCCATGCCGCGCTTCGACGCGTCGCACCGCCTCTATGCCAACGAACTGGCCGGCGGCGGCATCCTCGATGTCGGCTGCTATCCGGTCTCCATGTCGCGCCTCATCGCCGGCGCGGCGTCTGGCAAGCCTTTCGCCGAGCCGGAGCAGGTCTTCGGCATCGGCCATCTCGGCAAGTCGGGCGTCGACGAGTGGGCCTCGGCGCTGCTGAAGTTCCCCGGCGACATCCTTGCGGAGGTCTCCTGCTCCGTCTCCTTGGCGCAGGACAATGTGCTGCGCATTCTCGGCACGACGGGCCGCATCGAGGTCAAGGATTTCTGGTTTGCCGGCGGCCGTGAGGGCGGCACCGGCGTGATCTCGATCCATCGTCCGGACGGTTCGGTCGAGACGGTCGAGGTCGCCGAACCCGGCTGGCTGTACTCGTTTGAGGCCGATGCGGCCGGCGAGGCGATCCGCGCCGGCAAGACCGAGTTCGCGACGCCCGGCATGAGCTGGGCCGACACGCTCGGCAATCTCGCGGTGCTCGACAAGTGGCGCGCGGCGATCGGCCTCGAATACGATATCGAGAAGGCCGCCAACCGTCCGCGCACGGTCGCGGGCCGCGTCATCGCAAAGCGCCCGGCCGGCATTCCGAAGCGCGCGCTGCCCGGCGTCGCCCGTGACACGTCGCTGGTCGCGCTCGGCTTCGAGTTCTTCCCGAACTTCTCCGGCGCCTCGATCCTGCTCGACGCCTTCTTCGAGGCGGGCGGCAACCTGTTCGACACCGCCTTCATCTATGGCGGCGGCAAGACGGAAGCTCTGTTCGGCGAGTGGCAGACCTCGCGCGGCATCGCCCGCGACGATTTCGTCGTCATCGGCAAGGGCGCGCATTCCCCGCTCGTCTATCCGGACATCATCGCCAAGCAGCTGACGCAGACGCTCGACCGGCTGAAGACCGACTATGTCGACGTCTATTTCATGCATCGCGACAATCCGGAGATCCCGGTCGGCGAATTCGTCGATGCCATGGATGCCGAGGTGAAGGCCGGCCGCATCCGCGGTCCCTATGGCGGCTCCAACTGGACGCGCGAGCGTCTCGACGCGGCGATCGCCTATGCCGACAAGACCGGCAAGACGCGGCCGGGTGCGCTCTCGAACAACTTCTCGCTCGCCGAGATGGTCGACCCGATCTGGGCCGGCTGCGTCCATGCCTCGGACGATGAATGGAAGAGCTGGCTCAAGGAGCGGCAGATTCCGAACTTCGCCTGGTCGAGCCAGGGCCGCGGGTTCTTCACCGACCGCGCTGGCCGGGGCAAGATGGACGATGCGGAGATCGTGCGCTGCTGGTATTCGGAGAAGAACTTCGACCGCCGCGACCGCGCGATCGAACTGGCCGGCAAGCTCGGCCGCAGCCCGATCCATGTCGCGCTTGCCTATGTGCTGGCCCAGCCCTTCCCGGTGGTGCCGCTCATCGGGCCGCGCACGCTGGCCGAACTCGAGGACAGCCTCTCGGCCCTCGACATTCGCCTGACGCCCGACCAGATCGCCTGGCTCGACAACGGTTGA
- a CDS encoding YciI family protein yields the protein MRVMVIVKATKDSEAGAMPSPELIEAMGRFNTELITAGIMKAGDGLKPSSFGKRVAFDGASRLVIDGPFAETKELIAGYWLWEVADMDEAVAWVKRCPNPMPGPSEIEIRPLISMEDFAEVMTEEGAAIHEGNRIRLEG from the coding sequence ATGCGCGTGATGGTGATCGTCAAGGCGACGAAGGACAGCGAGGCCGGCGCCATGCCGTCGCCTGAACTGATCGAGGCGATGGGTCGCTTCAACACGGAGCTGATCACGGCCGGGATCATGAAGGCCGGCGACGGGCTGAAGCCGTCCTCCTTCGGCAAGCGCGTCGCCTTCGACGGCGCCAGCCGCCTGGTCATTGATGGCCCCTTCGCCGAGACCAAGGAGCTCATCGCGGGCTATTGGCTCTGGGAAGTGGCCGACATGGACGAGGCGGTGGCTTGGGTGAAGCGCTGCCCCAATCCGATGCCGGGACCGAGCGAGATCGAGATTCGCCCGCTGATCTCGATGGAAGATTTCGCGGAAGTCATGACGGAGGAAGGCGCCGCCATCCACGAAGGCAACCGCATCCGCCTCGAGGGCTGA
- the apbC gene encoding iron-sulfur cluster carrier protein ApbC: protein MAPIERDAILARLATIPGPDGSGDIVSLGLVSDIVVNAGKVMFSITVDAARAAAMEPLRARAAEAVKTLPGVESTLVILTAERKGGAGQTAPAPPRAPAQPAASASGKPGIPGVGAIVAVASGKGGVGKSTTAVNLALGLAANGLKVGLLDADIYGPSVPRLLGLSGRPQTQDGRTLVPMQAFGIKAMSMGFLVEEDTPMIWRGPMVMSALTQMLREVAWAPLDILVVDMPPGTGDAQLTMAQQVPLAGAVIVSTPQDLALIDARKGLGMFRKVNVPVLGIVENMSYFLCPHCGGRSDIFGHGGARHEAEKLDIPFLGEIPLELAIRETSDAGTPIVATAPESAHAAVYRTIAGRIAAAVAGGAGAKPAPRIVIE from the coding sequence ATGGCCCCCATCGAACGCGACGCGATTCTGGCGCGACTCGCCACCATCCCCGGACCGGACGGCTCAGGCGACATCGTCTCGCTCGGCCTCGTCTCGGACATCGTCGTCAATGCCGGCAAGGTCATGTTCTCGATCACCGTCGATGCGGCCCGCGCCGCGGCGATGGAGCCGCTGCGCGCCCGCGCGGCCGAAGCGGTCAAGACGCTGCCCGGCGTCGAGAGCACGCTCGTGATCCTGACGGCGGAGCGGAAGGGCGGCGCGGGTCAGACGGCTCCTGCTCCGCCGCGCGCCCCCGCTCAGCCCGCGGCCTCGGCGAGCGGCAAGCCGGGCATTCCCGGCGTTGGGGCCATTGTCGCCGTCGCATCGGGGAAGGGCGGCGTCGGCAAATCGACCACGGCTGTCAACCTCGCGCTCGGGCTCGCCGCCAACGGGCTCAAGGTCGGCCTGCTCGACGCCGATATCTATGGTCCGTCGGTGCCGCGCCTGCTGGGTCTCTCCGGCCGGCCGCAGACTCAGGACGGGCGCACGCTCGTCCCGATGCAGGCCTTCGGCATCAAGGCGATGTCGATGGGCTTTCTTGTCGAGGAAGACACGCCGATGATCTGGCGCGGCCCGATGGTCATGTCGGCGCTGACGCAGATGCTGCGCGAGGTGGCCTGGGCGCCGCTCGACATCCTCGTCGTCGACATGCCGCCCGGAACCGGCGACGCTCAGCTCACCATGGCGCAGCAGGTGCCCCTCGCCGGCGCGGTGATCGTCTCGACGCCGCAGGATCTCGCGCTCATCGACGCCCGAAAGGGCCTCGGCATGTTCCGCAAGGTCAATGTGCCTGTGCTCGGGATCGTCGAGAACATGAGCTACTTCCTCTGCCCGCATTGCGGCGGACGGTCGGACATCTTCGGCCATGGCGGCGCCCGCCACGAGGCGGAGAAGCTCGACATTCCCTTCCTCGGCGAGATCCCGCTCGAACTCGCGATCCGCGAGACCTCGGATGCCGGCACGCCGATTGTGGCGACCGCCCCCGAGAGCGCCCATGCCGCCGTCTACCGGACGATCGCCGGACGAATCGCGGCGGCAGTCGCCGGCGGCGCCGGGGCGAAGCCGGCGCCGCGCATCGTTATCGAATAG
- a CDS encoding porin, which yields MNFKTLLLGSAAAMIVAGGAQAADLTVAEPVDYVKVCDAFGSGFFYSPGTDTCIKVGGYVKFGTAFGDTDFGVYNGYYPTSNWSNFYTEASIQLTASSVTEFGNLTGFLDFRAQTGNAGNFSQSAAQIVNSATNSAYVDSAWLSIGPIKAGRFTSLFDFGRGYTDTGVFGSDTSTDHIQATYAINGFGLALSIEDQRDRGAAPGLDGLQVTNSGDPLNPADDIYYYGGQNNIPDVVGAITYASGIFSTKLAAAYVNNAVDRSGSGTLLDPYDFSAQTGWAIGGSVEFALDSFSAGDKFFVTASYGDNANSYTGIAGGTSVAGLVGNGIVAADNTLNFAVAPGSSWSALASYKHVWTPSVWSAVSGGYAAYDGNGYYDNLTIDAYRLVASTGWTPVAGLDLMLDGQYSHANVDRDLLDGGDLDGDVWAVNLWMKRSW from the coding sequence ATGAACTTCAAGACCCTTCTCCTCGGCTCTGCCGCTGCGATGATCGTGGCCGGTGGCGCTCAGGCGGCGGATCTCACGGTCGCCGAGCCGGTTGACTACGTGAAGGTCTGCGACGCGTTTGGTTCGGGCTTCTTCTACTCGCCCGGCACCGACACCTGCATCAAGGTCGGTGGCTACGTGAAGTTCGGCACCGCTTTCGGTGACACCGACTTCGGCGTCTACAACGGCTACTACCCGACCTCGAACTGGTCGAACTTCTACACGGAAGCTTCGATCCAGCTGACCGCTTCGTCGGTCACCGAGTTCGGCAACCTCACCGGTTTCCTGGACTTCCGCGCCCAGACCGGCAACGCCGGCAACTTCTCGCAGTCGGCTGCGCAGATCGTCAACTCGGCCACCAATTCGGCCTATGTTGACAGCGCCTGGCTGTCGATCGGGCCGATCAAGGCTGGTCGCTTCACTTCGCTGTTCGACTTCGGCCGTGGCTACACCGACACCGGCGTGTTCGGTTCGGACACCTCGACCGATCACATCCAGGCGACCTATGCCATCAACGGCTTCGGTCTCGCCCTGTCGATCGAAGACCAGCGTGACCGTGGCGCCGCCCCGGGCCTCGACGGCCTTCAGGTCACCAATTCTGGCGACCCGCTGAATCCGGCCGACGACATCTACTACTACGGTGGCCAGAACAACATTCCGGACGTCGTCGGTGCGATCACCTACGCCTCGGGCATCTTCTCGACGAAGCTGGCCGCTGCCTACGTGAACAACGCTGTCGACCGTTCGGGCTCGGGCACGCTGCTCGACCCGTATGACTTCAGCGCGCAGACTGGCTGGGCCATCGGCGGTAGCGTCGAGTTCGCTCTCGACAGCTTCTCGGCCGGCGACAAGTTCTTCGTCACGGCTTCGTATGGCGACAACGCCAACTCGTACACCGGCATCGCCGGCGGTACGTCGGTTGCGGGTCTCGTCGGCAACGGCATCGTCGCGGCTGACAACACGCTCAACTTCGCCGTCGCTCCGGGCTCCAGCTGGTCGGCCCTCGCTTCGTACAAGCATGTCTGGACCCCCTCGGTCTGGTCGGCTGTGTCGGGCGGCTACGCTGCCTATGACGGCAATGGCTACTACGACAACCTGACGATCGATGCCTACCGCCTCGTCGCTTCGACGGGCTGGACGCCGGTTGCCGGTCTCGACCTGATGCTCGACGGTCAGTATTCGCATGCGAATGTCGACCGCGACCTCCTCGACGGTGGCGATCTGGACGGCGACGTCTGGGCTGTCAACCTCTGGATGAAGCGCTCCTGGTAA
- a CDS encoding ABC transporter ATP-binding protein, whose amino-acid sequence MTSLSLKGVRKSYGNLPVIKGVDLTVESREFVVFVGPSGCGKSTLLRMIAGLESITGGDLEIGGKRMNDVDPSKRGIAMVFQSYALYPHMTVRENMGFALRFAGKPKDEIARQVNEAARILELGPLLDRLPAQLSGGQRQRVAIGRAIVRHPDVFLFDEPLSNLDAELRVHMRIELARLHRELQATIIYVTHDQVEAMTLADKIVVLREGEVSQVGTPLQLYDDPDNLFVAGFIGSPKMNFLAGEVVEAAAGSATIALVNHGGARLTKPLGGPLPKAGEKVTIGIRPEHFGEAGEGTDLSLAVDVAEHLGSTTYVYANAGGERLIIEREERHMGDSDTIAVSVPIEAALLFDAAGRRLR is encoded by the coding sequence ATGACCAGCCTCAGCCTCAAGGGCGTGCGCAAGTCCTACGGCAACCTTCCCGTCATCAAGGGCGTCGATCTCACCGTCGAGTCGCGCGAGTTCGTCGTCTTCGTCGGACCGTCGGGCTGCGGCAAGTCCACCCTGCTGCGCATGATCGCCGGTCTCGAATCGATCACCGGCGGCGATCTGGAGATCGGCGGCAAGCGGATGAACGACGTCGATCCGTCGAAGCGCGGTATCGCCATGGTCTTCCAGTCCTATGCGCTCTATCCGCATATGACCGTGCGCGAGAACATGGGCTTCGCGCTCCGTTTCGCCGGAAAGCCCAAGGACGAGATCGCCCGCCAGGTCAACGAAGCCGCGCGCATCCTGGAACTCGGGCCGCTGCTCGACCGCCTGCCGGCCCAGCTCTCGGGCGGACAGCGGCAGCGCGTCGCCATCGGCCGCGCCATCGTGCGCCATCCCGACGTGTTCCTCTTCGACGAGCCGCTGTCCAATCTCGATGCCGAACTGCGCGTCCATATGCGCATCGAGCTTGCGCGCCTGCATCGCGAATTGCAGGCGACCATCATCTATGTGACGCATGACCAGGTCGAGGCCATGACGCTGGCCGACAAGATCGTCGTGCTGCGCGAGGGCGAAGTCTCGCAGGTCGGAACGCCGCTGCAGCTCTACGACGATCCGGACAACCTGTTCGTCGCCGGCTTCATCGGCTCGCCGAAGATGAACTTCCTCGCCGGCGAGGTCGTCGAGGCCGCCGCTGGCAGCGCGACGATCGCGCTCGTCAACCATGGCGGAGCACGCCTCACCAAGCCACTTGGCGGTCCGCTGCCGAAGGCGGGCGAAAAGGTGACGATCGGCATCCGCCCCGAGCATTTCGGCGAGGCGGGGGAGGGCACCGACCTTTCGCTCGCCGTCGACGTCGCCGAGCATCTCGGCTCGACCACCTATGTCTATGCCAACGCAGGCGGCGAGCGGCTGATCATCGAGCGCGAGGAACGCCATATGGGCGACAGCGATACCATAGCGGTGTCGGTCCCCATCGAGGCGGCATTGCTCTTCGACGCCGCCGGCAGGCGGCTGCGCTGA
- a CDS encoding carbohydrate ABC transporter permease, translating into MAKTRLDRSEQINGWAFVMPALVLLGLFMIYPIIWSLWMSFQVGRGANFSFGGLANIQRLANDALLIKALTNTTIFFFIQVPIMIVLALLLAVALNDPTLKFRGLFRTALFLPCVTSLIAYSSLFKSMFSTDGIINQALLTLHVIGTPIPWLTDPFWSRVVIITAITWRWTGYNMIFYLAALQNVDKSIYEAARIDGIPAWARFTRITIPMLKPVILFTTILSTIGTLQLFDEVNNITQGGPGNATLTLSMYIYNLTFRMMPSFGYSATVSWVIVVIVAVLSFIQFMIARDRRRAT; encoded by the coding sequence ATGGCGAAGACGCGTTTGGACCGCAGCGAGCAGATCAACGGCTGGGCTTTCGTGATGCCTGCGCTGGTGCTGCTCGGCCTCTTCATGATCTACCCCATCATCTGGTCGCTCTGGATGAGCTTCCAGGTCGGTCGCGGCGCGAATTTCAGCTTTGGCGGCTTGGCGAACATCCAGCGCCTCGCCAATGATGCCCTGCTGATCAAGGCGCTGACCAACACCACCATCTTCTTCTTCATCCAGGTGCCGATCATGATCGTTCTGGCGCTGCTTCTGGCAGTCGCCCTCAACGATCCGACGCTGAAGTTCCGGGGTCTGTTCAGGACCGCGCTGTTCCTGCCCTGCGTCACGTCGCTCATCGCCTATTCGAGCCTGTTCAAGTCGATGTTCTCGACCGACGGCATCATCAACCAGGCGCTGCTGACGCTGCATGTGATCGGGACGCCGATCCCCTGGCTGACCGACCCGTTCTGGTCGCGCGTCGTCATCATCACCGCCATCACCTGGCGCTGGACCGGCTACAACATGATCTTCTACCTGGCCGCGTTGCAGAACGTGGACAAGTCGATCTACGAGGCCGCCCGCATCGACGGCATTCCGGCCTGGGCGCGCTTCACGCGCATCACGATCCCGATGCTGAAGCCGGTGATCCTCTTCACGACGATCCTGTCGACCATCGGAACGCTGCAGCTCTTCGACGAGGTCAACAACATCACGCAGGGCGGTCCCGGCAACGCCACGCTGACGCTCTCGATGTATATCTACAACCTGACCTTCCGCATGATGCCCAGCTTCGGCTATTCGGCCACCGTCTCCTGGGTCATCGTCGTGATCGTCGCGGTCCTGAGCTTCATCCAGTTCATGATCGCCCGCGACCGGAGGAGGGCAACATGA
- a CDS encoding NAD(P)H-binding protein, whose translation MSQPTLLVTGAGGHLGRIVVETLLESGAGKVIGTTRDPSKLADLAAKGAEIRAADFDRPETLAAAFKGADRMLLVSTDALDVPGRRLAQHRAAVAAAVAAGVGHIAYLSAPAPYPTAEPSLIGDHFWTEQAVVASGADFTLLRDHIYTDYLLFGLPHAIATGTLYTATGTGGRNYVLRADCARTAAAVLARATGQSVLDVTGPAPVTQNELAALASEISGRPVAHVALPAEAMKQGLAAAGLPPGMVEGLVAFDVAAAEGFHAITTSVVKDWTGREPGSVQDFLTANAAALKAA comes from the coding sequence ATGAGCCAACCCACACTCCTCGTCACCGGCGCCGGTGGCCATCTCGGCCGCATCGTCGTCGAGACGCTGCTCGAATCGGGCGCCGGCAAGGTGATCGGCACCACCCGCGATCCCTCGAAGCTCGCCGACCTCGCCGCGAAGGGCGCCGAAATCCGCGCCGCCGACTTCGACCGTCCCGAAACGCTCGCCGCCGCCTTCAAGGGCGCCGACCGGATGCTGCTGGTCTCGACCGATGCGCTCGACGTTCCCGGTCGCCGTCTCGCGCAGCATCGCGCGGCCGTCGCCGCCGCGGTTGCGGCCGGCGTCGGCCATATCGCCTATCTCTCGGCCCCCGCGCCCTATCCGACGGCCGAGCCGAGCCTCATCGGCGATCATTTCTGGACCGAACAGGCGGTGGTCGCGTCCGGCGCGGACTTCACGCTGCTGCGCGACCATATCTATACGGACTATCTGCTGTTCGGCCTGCCGCACGCGATCGCGACCGGAACGCTCTACACCGCGACCGGAACGGGCGGCCGCAACTATGTGCTGCGCGCCGATTGCGCCCGGACCGCCGCTGCCGTTCTGGCGCGTGCGACCGGTCAGTCGGTCCTCGACGTGACGGGGCCTGCGCCGGTGACGCAGAACGAACTCGCCGCGCTCGCTTCGGAGATCTCCGGCCGGCCGGTCGCGCATGTGGCGCTGCCGGCCGAGGCGATGAAGCAGGGCCTCGCCGCGGCCGGCCTGCCGCCCGGCATGGTCGAAGGTCTCGTCGCCTTCGACGTCGCGGCCGCCGAAGGCTTCCACGCGATCACGACATCGGTGGTCAAGGACTGGACGGGCCGCGAGCCTGGCTCGGTGCAGGACTTCCTCACCGCTAACGCGGCGGCGCTCAAGGCGGCCTGA
- a CDS encoding carbohydrate ABC transporter permease, whose product MSLALLRRGVVYVFLSVATFLSVFPFYWMAVGSTNQSPDIVRGKLGIGSNLLVNFQHLMTQVDLPRVFGNSFLIAVVSTVLTLVISSFAGYGFEMFRSRIRERIFQLLLLLLSIPFAALMVPLFVMISRAQLNNTFTAVILPGIASIFIVFYFRQATKAFPRELRDAARVDGLKEWQIFLFVYMPTMRSTYAAATIIIFMNAWNNYLWPLIVLQTPENKTITLVISTLTAAYTPDYGVILLATVLATAPTLVIFFVLQRQFVQGMLGAVK is encoded by the coding sequence ATGAGCCTCGCTCTCCTGCGCCGCGGCGTTGTCTATGTCTTTCTTTCGGTCGCCACCTTCTTGTCGGTGTTCCCGTTCTACTGGATGGCGGTCGGCTCGACGAACCAGTCGCCCGACATCGTCCGCGGCAAGCTGGGTATCGGCAGCAATCTCCTGGTTAATTTCCAGCATCTGATGACCCAGGTCGACCTGCCGCGCGTCTTCGGCAATTCGTTCCTGATCGCCGTCGTCTCGACGGTGCTGACGCTCGTCATCTCGTCCTTCGCCGGCTACGGCTTCGAGATGTTCCGCTCGCGGATCCGGGAGCGCATCTTCCAGCTCCTGCTCCTGCTGCTGTCGATCCCGTTCGCCGCGCTGATGGTGCCGCTGTTCGTGATGATCTCGCGCGCTCAGCTCAACAACACCTTCACGGCGGTCATCCTGCCGGGCATCGCGTCGATCTTCATCGTCTTCTATTTCCGCCAGGCCACGAAGGCGTTCCCGCGCGAACTGCGCGACGCCGCCCGCGTCGACGGGCTGAAGGAATGGCAGATCTTCCTCTTCGTCTACATGCCGACCATGCGCTCGACCTATGCGGCGGCGACGATCATCATCTTCATGAATGCCTGGAACAACTATCTCTGGCCGCTGATCGTGCTCCAGACGCCGGAGAACAAGACGATCACGCTCGTGATCTCGACGCTCACGGCGGCCTATACGCCGGATTACGGCGTCATCCTGCTCGCCACCGTGCTCGCCACGGCTCCGACGCTCGTCATCTTCTTCGTCCTGCAGCGGCAGTTCGTGCAGGGAATGCTGGGAGCGGTCAAATGA
- a CDS encoding winged helix-turn-helix transcriptional regulator, translating to MAAETQGFETSGSSFAACAPEIATLESGFGAAALSAEDCPVRDVLDRLGDAWSFLVVLRLADGPQRFNALKRRVGGVSQRMLTVTLRSLERDGLVSRTVYPTTPPMVEYRLTPLGESLVEPMAALTRWAARHHDSVRAARSRYDSSAA from the coding sequence ATGGCGGCGGAGACGCAGGGCTTCGAAACGTCCGGATCGTCGTTTGCGGCCTGCGCGCCCGAGATCGCGACGCTCGAGTCGGGTTTCGGCGCGGCCGCCCTCTCGGCCGAGGATTGTCCGGTGCGCGACGTGCTCGACCGGCTCGGCGATGCCTGGAGCTTTCTCGTCGTGTTGCGGCTGGCGGACGGGCCGCAGCGTTTCAACGCACTGAAGCGCCGGGTCGGCGGTGTGTCGCAGCGGATGTTGACCGTAACGCTGCGCAGCCTCGAGCGCGACGGGCTCGTGTCCCGCACGGTCTATCCGACGACACCGCCGATGGTGGAATACCGCCTGACGCCGCTCGGCGAGTCGCTCGTCGAGCCGATGGCGGCGCTGACGCGATGGGCCGCGCGCCACCATGACAGTGTCCGCGCGGCGCGATCGCGCTACGATTCGTCGGCGGCCTGA
- a CDS encoding LysR substrate-binding domain-containing protein yields the protein MANPFKVPLNAIRAIEIVGRDGTLSLAAAELGVTPGAVSQHIRRAEERLGYVLFERTREGMRPTAALEAALPHFRQGFRALADGIAAIEQSHSGTLTLTAAPAFAARWLVPRLGRFTREHPEIEIRFAASVTLVDLNHSDIDCAIRLGKGDWPDVEAEKLLAQPFFPVATPEWAERLKAPADLANVPIIHDEGTMVAWRDWFEAAGLEMRELAGPRFSDPILALEAVMAGQGVMLAWDMVVADALALGRLVRPFDIAVESCLAYWFVTTAASARSRKVRLFRDWLKREIAATGGRAA from the coding sequence ATGGCTAATCCCTTCAAGGTGCCGCTCAACGCTATTCGTGCGATAGAAATTGTCGGTCGCGACGGCACTCTGTCTTTGGCGGCCGCCGAGCTCGGGGTGACGCCGGGAGCCGTAAGTCAACATATCCGTCGGGCCGAAGAGCGGCTGGGCTATGTCCTTTTCGAGAGGACCCGCGAGGGAATGCGGCCGACCGCGGCCCTGGAGGCGGCGCTGCCGCATTTCCGTCAGGGTTTTCGGGCTCTGGCGGACGGAATCGCCGCGATCGAGCAGAGCCATAGCGGCACGCTCACATTGACCGCCGCGCCGGCCTTCGCCGCGCGCTGGCTCGTCCCGCGACTCGGCCGCTTCACGCGCGAGCATCCGGAGATCGAGATCCGCTTCGCCGCTTCGGTCACGCTGGTCGACCTCAACCACAGCGACATCGACTGCGCGATTCGCCTCGGCAAGGGCGACTGGCCGGATGTCGAGGCCGAGAAACTGCTGGCGCAACCGTTCTTTCCGGTCGCCACGCCGGAATGGGCGGAGCGGCTGAAGGCGCCAGCCGATCTCGCGAACGTGCCGATCATCCATGACGAGGGCACGATGGTCGCCTGGCGCGACTGGTTCGAGGCGGCCGGCCTCGAGATGCGGGAATTGGCCGGTCCGCGCTTTTCCGATCCGATCCTCGCGCTCGAGGCGGTGATGGCGGGGCAGGGGGTGATGCTCGCCTGGGACATGGTGGTGGCCGACGCGCTGGCGCTCGGCCGCCTGGTCCGCCCATTCGACATCGCCGTCGAGAGTTGCCTCGCCTACTGGTTCGTGACGACCGCCGCCTCGGCGCGCAGCCGCAAGGTTCGCCTCTTCCGCGACTGGCTGAAGCGCGAGATCGCGGCGACGGGCGGGCGCGCCGCCTGA
- a CDS encoding NUDIX domain-containing protein — MTDWNDRVRIVETTPLSRNWGKLDRNVFDYQRSDGIWQRQTRETYDRGDGAAVLAYDPDRSTVLLIRQFRFPAYKRGHGEPLIEACAGLLDADDPVTCIRKEAEEEMGVTIDTPEEVLVSFMSPGSVVEKLHLFVARYRPGDRHGTGGGHEAEGEDIEVLELPFAEALAMSFDGRICDAKTIMLLHYVALKGLMRR; from the coding sequence ATGACCGATTGGAACGACCGCGTGCGCATCGTCGAGACGACGCCCCTCTCGCGCAACTGGGGCAAGCTCGATCGCAATGTCTTCGACTACCAGCGCTCTGACGGGATCTGGCAGCGCCAGACCCGCGAGACCTATGACCGCGGCGACGGCGCCGCCGTGCTCGCGTATGACCCCGATCGCAGCACGGTCCTGCTCATCCGCCAGTTCCGCTTTCCGGCCTACAAGCGGGGCCATGGCGAGCCGCTGATCGAGGCTTGCGCCGGCCTGCTCGACGCCGACGACCCGGTCACCTGCATCCGCAAGGAAGCCGAGGAGGAGATGGGCGTCACCATCGATACACCCGAGGAAGTCCTCGTCAGCTTCATGTCTCCGGGCAGCGTGGTCGAGAAACTTCACCTCTTCGTTGCACGCTACCGGCCCGGCGATCGCCACGGCACGGGCGGCGGCCACGAAGCGGAGGGCGAGGATATCGAGGTGCTGGAGCTTCCCTTCGCGGAGGCGCTCGCCATGAGCTTCGATGGCCGCATCTGCGACGCGAAGACGATCATGCTTCTCCACTATGTCGCGCTGAAAGGGCTGATGCGGCGCTAA